Proteins encoded within one genomic window of Paenarthrobacter sp. JL.01a:
- a CDS encoding DUF4192 domain-containing protein, whose amino-acid sequence MTTNRTLSIHQPEDILGYIPHMLGYWPEDSLVAITMQGKLIGATLRVDLPALSPSDGLACFAEQILSYLVADEAANGVILAVYTADGWNDGAVVQRTAPLLNALRASLDRAGLIVRDAWLVGAEYWRGAYCEDAGCCPVPGFPVERIKESRLSTELVYRGSAVGPSPAKGVEGLCLARPGAHEPRVLEAEDMFGERVLPQWRSEACFDAVLAVWRHVVDRHRQGDPLNPADDAGLMGFLRTTLKIPAWRDAVVVMAAAGIGAAKSGASGFGFFTDDVADGELFDPSEVGVDPFETIDQVAAGGDEPRDVYTYGDVLLGMHPELPCWKDLDALQQVLAGLSVDNELGEVAASALTLQGWIFWCKGMGTFAHACLTRAEEAHPGYRLAELLMGILGQGAICGWARRPGSAWKGPRNAPV is encoded by the coding sequence ATGACTACCAACAGAACGCTCAGCATTCACCAGCCCGAAGACATCCTTGGCTACATTCCCCACATGCTGGGCTACTGGCCCGAGGACAGCCTCGTGGCCATTACCATGCAGGGAAAACTCATTGGGGCAACGCTTCGTGTGGACTTGCCAGCGTTGTCCCCATCGGATGGACTCGCCTGTTTTGCCGAACAAATTCTCAGTTATCTCGTCGCCGACGAGGCCGCCAACGGCGTGATTCTCGCGGTCTACACCGCGGACGGCTGGAATGACGGTGCAGTCGTCCAGCGAACCGCCCCGCTGCTCAATGCCCTGCGGGCCAGCCTTGACCGTGCGGGCCTCATCGTCCGCGACGCATGGTTGGTGGGCGCCGAGTACTGGCGCGGGGCCTACTGCGAGGACGCCGGCTGCTGCCCGGTTCCGGGATTCCCGGTGGAACGGATCAAGGAGAGCCGGCTCAGTACCGAGCTCGTGTACCGCGGGAGCGCTGTTGGGCCGTCCCCGGCCAAGGGAGTAGAAGGATTGTGTTTGGCCCGCCCCGGGGCGCACGAACCGCGGGTTCTGGAGGCGGAAGACATGTTCGGCGAGCGTGTCCTTCCCCAGTGGCGCAGCGAGGCCTGCTTCGATGCGGTACTTGCTGTGTGGCGCCACGTGGTGGACAGACACCGTCAAGGGGATCCGTTGAATCCTGCAGATGATGCAGGGCTCATGGGCTTTCTGAGGACCACCCTGAAGATTCCGGCGTGGCGGGATGCTGTCGTGGTGATGGCGGCAGCAGGCATCGGAGCTGCCAAGTCCGGAGCTTCCGGGTTCGGCTTCTTTACGGACGACGTTGCTGACGGGGAGCTCTTCGACCCCAGCGAAGTGGGCGTGGATCCTTTTGAAACCATTGACCAAGTGGCAGCCGGTGGCGACGAACCCCGCGACGTGTACACCTACGGGGATGTCTTACTGGGCATGCATCCCGAGTTGCCATGCTGGAAGGACCTTGATGCCCTGCAGCAGGTCCTCGCGGGGCTCAGCGTCGATAATGAGCTAGGTGAAGTGGCGGCCTCGGCCCTGACGCTTCAAGGATGGATATTTTGGTGCAAGGGCATGGGTACTTTCGCCCACGCCTGCCTAACCCGGGCAGAAGAAGCCCATCCCGGCTACCGGTTGGCGGAACTGCTGATGGGGATCCTTGGTCAAGGGGCCATCTGTGGGTGGGCGCGCCGCCCTGGCTCCGCCTGGAAGGGGCCAAGGAATGCCCCGGTTTAG
- a CDS encoding type IIA DNA topoisomerase subunit B, with product MAPSSEYNARHLSVLEGLEAVRKRPGMYIGSTDSRGLMHCLWEIIDNAVDEALAGFGHDIKVILHADNSVEIHDDGRGIPVDVEPKTGLSGVEVVFTKLHAGGKFGGGSYTASGGLHGVGASVVNALSSRLDVQVDRGSKTYQMSFRRGEPGRFLDAGSKPGPTSPFEPFVENSVLDVVGKAKRGVTGTRVRYWADRQIFTPDAKFSYDDLVARARQTSFLVPGLRITVRDERKLAGTPGENGVHEEVFHHDGGISEFVEFLAADSGVTDIWRLHGSGKFKETVPVLDENGHSKIAEVERDCEVDIALRWGIGYETTVRSFVNIIATPKGGTHQSGFEAALLKTFRKAVETNARKLKAGNDKIEKDDILAGLTAVLTVRLAEPQFEGQTKEILGTSAVRAIVAKVVEKEITARLNSANRNDKAQSALLLEKMVSEMKSRISARVHKETQRRKNALETSSMPTKLADCRTDDVERSELFIVEGDSALGTAKLARSSDFQALLPIRGKILNVQKASVGDMLSNAECAALIQVVGAGSGRSFDLDAARYGKVILMTDADVDGAHIRTLLLTLFFRYMRPMVEAGRVFAAVPPLHRVEVINPGQKANEMIYTYSEAELHVLLARLVKEGKRYKEPIQRYKGLGEMDAQQLAETTMDPRHRTLRKVGIDSAQRAEEVFDLLMGSDVAPRKEFIIAGAATLDRERIDA from the coding sequence GTGGCACCGAGTTCTGAATACAACGCCCGGCACCTCTCTGTCCTCGAGGGCCTCGAAGCGGTCCGCAAACGCCCGGGCATGTACATCGGATCCACAGACTCACGTGGCCTCATGCACTGCCTGTGGGAAATCATCGACAACGCCGTGGACGAGGCATTGGCCGGTTTCGGCCACGACATCAAAGTCATTTTGCACGCGGACAATTCAGTCGAGATCCACGACGACGGCCGTGGCATCCCCGTAGACGTCGAGCCGAAGACCGGACTGTCCGGCGTCGAGGTCGTCTTCACCAAGCTGCACGCGGGCGGAAAGTTCGGCGGCGGCTCCTATACCGCTTCAGGCGGCCTCCACGGCGTTGGTGCCTCAGTAGTCAACGCATTGTCCAGCCGCCTCGATGTCCAGGTGGACCGTGGCAGCAAGACCTACCAGATGTCCTTCCGTCGCGGTGAGCCCGGCCGGTTCCTCGATGCCGGATCGAAGCCCGGCCCCACGTCCCCCTTTGAGCCCTTTGTTGAGAACTCCGTACTGGATGTCGTGGGGAAGGCAAAGCGCGGTGTCACGGGAACCAGGGTCCGCTACTGGGCGGACCGCCAGATTTTCACCCCTGACGCCAAGTTCTCCTACGACGACCTCGTGGCCCGTGCCCGTCAGACGTCGTTCCTTGTCCCGGGATTGCGGATCACCGTACGCGATGAGCGCAAGCTGGCCGGGACCCCGGGCGAGAACGGCGTCCACGAGGAAGTGTTCCACCACGACGGTGGCATCAGCGAATTCGTGGAATTCCTTGCTGCGGATTCCGGCGTCACGGACATCTGGCGGCTCCACGGGTCGGGCAAGTTCAAGGAAACCGTGCCCGTGCTGGATGAAAACGGGCACAGCAAGATCGCCGAAGTGGAACGGGACTGTGAAGTCGACATCGCCCTGCGCTGGGGGATCGGTTACGAAACCACCGTCCGGAGTTTCGTCAACATCATCGCCACGCCCAAGGGAGGCACCCACCAGTCGGGCTTTGAAGCAGCCCTTCTGAAGACCTTCCGCAAGGCTGTGGAAACAAACGCGCGCAAGCTCAAAGCCGGCAATGACAAAATCGAGAAGGACGACATCCTTGCCGGGCTGACGGCTGTCCTGACGGTTCGTCTGGCTGAGCCGCAGTTCGAGGGGCAGACCAAGGAAATCCTTGGCACCTCGGCCGTACGGGCGATCGTGGCCAAGGTGGTTGAGAAGGAAATCACCGCACGGCTGAACTCGGCCAACCGCAATGACAAGGCCCAGTCGGCGCTGCTGCTGGAGAAGATGGTCAGCGAAATGAAATCGCGCATCTCGGCCCGCGTCCATAAGGAGACCCAGCGCCGGAAGAATGCCCTGGAGACCTCTTCCATGCCCACCAAGCTGGCCGATTGCCGCACCGATGACGTGGAACGCTCGGAACTGTTCATCGTCGAAGGTGATTCCGCGCTTGGAACGGCAAAGCTTGCCAGGTCCTCGGATTTCCAGGCTCTTCTTCCCATCCGCGGAAAGATCCTGAACGTGCAGAAGGCTTCGGTGGGTGACATGTTATCCAACGCCGAGTGCGCGGCGCTGATCCAGGTGGTGGGTGCCGGCTCCGGCCGCAGCTTCGACCTGGACGCGGCCCGCTACGGCAAAGTCATCCTCATGACCGATGCCGACGTCGACGGCGCCCACATCCGTACTCTTCTCTTGACGCTCTTCTTCCGCTACATGCGCCCCATGGTGGAAGCCGGCCGCGTGTTTGCCGCTGTGCCTCCCCTTCACCGGGTGGAAGTGATCAACCCGGGCCAGAAGGCCAACGAGATGATCTACACGTACTCCGAAGCCGAGCTCCACGTGCTCCTCGCCAGGCTGGTCAAGGAGGGCAAGCGGTACAAAGAGCCGATCCAGCGTTACAAGGGCCTGGGCGAAATGGACGCCCAGCAGCTGGCGGAGACCACCATGGACCCCCGGCACAGGACTTTGCGGAAGGTGGGCATCGACAGTGCCCAGCGCGCGGAGGAAGTGTTTGACCTCCTGATGGGCTCTGACGTGGCACCGCGCAAGGAGTTCATCATCGCCGGTGCCGCCACGTTGGACCGGGAACGCATCGACGCCTAG
- a CDS encoding leucyl aminopeptidase — protein sequence MVKTTDIILGIIAKDLKKSPSDALVIGVAQGTDGPVLLANPLSAKAAESIAGSLKSLGISGAADQVHRLPGLPETGAGILVLAGVGKLQQGGTLSEEALRRAAGSAVRQLAGLSSVTLAFPTPALADVAAVAEGAALGAYSYTEHRSTTDGLKAPVAKVQIFSDVDAKDAQPALDRAIVLARAVNATRTLVNQPPSHLYPESFAESAKELAKGLPVKVTVWDEKRLEKEGFGGILGVGKGSTRQPRLVKVEYAPAKATRKIALVGKGITFDTGGISIKPALGMGDMKSDMAGAAVVLNTVLALASMGLPIKATAWLCIAENMPSGAAARPADVFTIHGGKTVEVLNTDAEGRLVMADGLVAASLEKPDVIIDVATLTGAQLIALGLRTAGIMGSDSVTAALKSAADRAGELVWPMPLPEELRPSLDSQVADIANIGERNGGMMTAAVFLREFVGKDGNGQQIPWAHVDIAGPSFNNGSPYGYTPKQGTGCTVRTLVAYAEDLLAVSA from the coding sequence GTGGTCAAGACTACTGACATCATCCTGGGCATCATCGCCAAGGACCTGAAAAAGTCCCCCAGCGACGCACTTGTGATCGGCGTTGCGCAAGGCACTGACGGGCCGGTGCTGCTCGCCAATCCCCTCAGCGCCAAGGCTGCCGAATCCATTGCCGGGTCCTTGAAGTCCCTGGGCATCAGCGGCGCAGCCGACCAGGTACACCGGCTTCCCGGACTGCCGGAAACAGGCGCCGGGATCCTGGTCCTGGCCGGTGTCGGCAAACTGCAGCAAGGCGGCACCCTCAGCGAAGAGGCGCTGCGCCGCGCGGCCGGGTCCGCTGTACGCCAGCTCGCCGGACTTTCTTCAGTGACGTTGGCATTCCCGACGCCGGCACTGGCCGATGTTGCCGCCGTCGCCGAAGGTGCCGCACTGGGCGCCTACTCCTACACCGAGCACCGCTCTACCACGGACGGGCTGAAAGCCCCGGTGGCCAAGGTCCAGATCTTCTCCGACGTGGACGCCAAGGACGCGCAGCCTGCGCTGGACCGCGCCATTGTCCTGGCCAGGGCCGTCAACGCCACGCGCACGCTGGTCAACCAGCCTCCCAGCCACCTCTACCCCGAGTCTTTCGCAGAGTCCGCCAAGGAACTCGCCAAAGGCCTTCCTGTGAAGGTCACCGTCTGGGACGAGAAGCGCCTCGAAAAGGAAGGATTCGGAGGCATTCTCGGCGTCGGCAAGGGTTCCACCCGCCAGCCGCGCCTGGTCAAGGTCGAGTACGCTCCGGCCAAGGCCACCAGGAAGATTGCCCTCGTGGGCAAGGGCATCACCTTCGACACCGGCGGCATTTCCATCAAGCCGGCCCTCGGCATGGGTGACATGAAGAGCGATATGGCCGGAGCCGCCGTCGTACTTAATACGGTCCTGGCGCTTGCGTCGATGGGTCTGCCCATTAAGGCGACCGCCTGGCTCTGCATCGCAGAGAACATGCCCTCGGGGGCCGCAGCGCGGCCCGCGGATGTCTTCACCATCCACGGCGGCAAGACCGTGGAGGTCCTGAACACCGACGCCGAAGGCCGCCTGGTGATGGCGGACGGACTTGTAGCTGCCAGCCTCGAGAAGCCCGACGTCATCATCGACGTCGCCACCCTGACCGGCGCGCAGTTGATCGCCCTGGGCCTGCGCACGGCCGGCATCATGGGATCCGATTCCGTCACAGCGGCTCTTAAGTCTGCAGCCGACCGCGCCGGCGAGCTGGTGTGGCCCATGCCCCTGCCCGAGGAACTCCGCCCCAGCCTTGACTCGCAGGTGGCCGACATCGCGAACATCGGTGAGCGCAACGGCGGCATGATGACCGCCGCAGTCTTCCTCCGTGAATTCGTGGGCAAGGACGGCAACGGCCAACAGATCCCGTGGGCCCACGTCGACATCGCAGGGCCCTCGTTCAACAACGGCAGCCCCTACGGCTACACACCCAAGCAGGGCACGGGCTGCACGGTCCGCACCCTGGTTGCCTACGCCGAGGACCTTCTGGCGGTTTCCGCCTAG
- a CDS encoding MFS transporter, which yields MTSPRAWLIWTIGIFAYLVAVAQRTSFGVAGLEATERFHASASAISFFTVLQLLVYAGLQIPVGVLVDRFGSRVMVAGGAILMAGGQLQLAFADSIPGGVLGRVLVGAGDAMTFISVIRLVPLWFAPSRVPLVTQLTGMCGQLGQLFSVVPFALLLHSAGWTPAFLTLAAMSVLAVVLVLSLLRDAPPGHPATVTAQGLRATGVSLSRAWKQPGTRLGLWSHFTVQFSGNLFAMTWGYPFLLSAQGLDAGTVSALMALFVATAIVAGPGFGRFVARHPMRRSAMVLLITIATAVAWAAVLLLPERAPLWLLVILVVVLAIGGPGSMIGFDFARTFNPSHRIGTATGIVNVGGFIAALIAIYLIGLVLDLLNASGFSGGELYGLAPFRIALSVQFLLLAIGTLLIVVTRRKVRRQMAAQGIHVPPLATALARQRRERLERRREARSKVAGEQ from the coding sequence GTGACTTCTCCCCGCGCCTGGCTGATCTGGACCATAGGCATCTTTGCCTACCTCGTGGCAGTGGCGCAGCGCACCTCCTTCGGGGTCGCGGGCCTGGAGGCCACTGAACGGTTCCATGCCAGTGCCTCGGCGATTTCCTTCTTCACCGTGTTGCAGCTGTTGGTCTATGCCGGCCTCCAGATACCGGTCGGCGTGCTGGTGGACCGCTTTGGCTCCCGGGTCATGGTGGCAGGGGGTGCCATCCTCATGGCCGGGGGACAACTGCAACTGGCTTTCGCCGACAGCATCCCCGGAGGTGTCCTTGGCCGGGTCCTGGTGGGCGCCGGCGACGCCATGACGTTCATCTCCGTCATCCGGTTGGTTCCTCTGTGGTTCGCACCGTCCCGGGTTCCGTTGGTCACCCAGCTGACCGGCATGTGCGGGCAGCTGGGCCAGCTGTTCAGTGTGGTTCCCTTCGCATTGCTGCTGCATTCGGCGGGGTGGACGCCGGCCTTCCTGACCCTGGCGGCCATGTCCGTGCTGGCGGTGGTCCTGGTCCTCAGCCTGTTGAGGGACGCGCCTCCCGGGCATCCGGCCACGGTTACGGCCCAGGGCCTGAGGGCCACGGGTGTCTCCCTGTCCCGCGCCTGGAAGCAGCCCGGAACCCGGCTCGGGCTGTGGAGCCATTTCACCGTGCAGTTCAGCGGCAACCTCTTCGCGATGACCTGGGGCTACCCGTTCCTGCTCTCGGCCCAAGGACTCGACGCCGGAACAGTCTCTGCTTTGATGGCCCTGTTCGTTGCCACGGCCATTGTTGCGGGGCCTGGTTTCGGCCGGTTCGTGGCCCGGCATCCGATGCGCCGTTCCGCCATGGTCCTGTTGATCACCATCGCAACGGCCGTCGCCTGGGCGGCCGTTCTTCTTCTGCCTGAGCGAGCCCCGCTGTGGCTCCTGGTCATTCTGGTAGTGGTCCTTGCCATTGGTGGACCAGGCTCCATGATCGGCTTTGACTTCGCCCGGACCTTCAATCCCTCCCATCGCATTGGGACGGCTACCGGGATCGTCAACGTGGGCGGCTTCATCGCGGCGTTGATCGCGATCTACCTCATTGGCTTGGTGCTCGATCTCCTCAATGCCAGCGGCTTTTCCGGCGGAGAGCTGTATGGGCTGGCGCCGTTCCGGATAGCCCTTAGCGTCCAGTTCCTGCTGCTCGCGATCGGAACCCTGCTCATTGTCGTGACCCGGCGCAAGGTCCGCCGGCAAATGGCTGCGCAAGGGATCCACGTGCCGCCACTGGCAACAGCGCTCGCAAGGCAACGGCGTGAGCGCCTTGAACGCCGACGTGAGGCACGTTCGAAGGTGGCGGGGGAGCAGTAG
- the lpdA gene encoding dihydrolipoyl dehydrogenase: MADQATAQEFDILVLGGGSGGYATALRAVQLGFTVGLVEKAKLGGTCLHNGCIPTKALLHSAELADHARDSAKYGVNVTLDSIDMSAVNAYKDGIIAGKFKGLQGLIKSKGITVIEGEGKLQGNNTVVVNGTAYTGKNIVLATGSYSRSLPGLEIGGKVITSDQALTMDYIPKSAIVLGGGVIGVEFASVWKSFGVDVTIIEGLPSLVPNEDASIVKNLERAFKKRGIKFTTGIFFQGVEQNDDGVKVTLVDGQTFEADLLLVAVGRGPVTANLGYEEAGITIDRGFVITNERLHTGVGNIYAVGDIVPGVQLAHRGYQQGIFVAEEIAGLNPAIVEDINIPKVTYCEPEIATVGYTEKAAKAKFGDDQVQTQEYNLAGNGKSSILGTGGIVKLVRQKDGPVVGIHMIGSRMGEQIGEAQLIVNWEAYPEDVAQLVHAHPTQNEALGEAHLALAGKPLHG; this comes from the coding sequence GTGGCCGATCAGGCAACTGCGCAAGAATTCGACATCCTGGTACTCGGTGGCGGCAGCGGCGGCTACGCCACTGCCCTGCGGGCCGTGCAGCTTGGGTTCACCGTTGGCCTTGTGGAAAAGGCAAAGCTCGGCGGAACCTGCCTGCACAACGGCTGTATCCCCACCAAGGCCCTCCTGCACTCGGCCGAACTGGCCGACCACGCACGCGATTCCGCCAAGTACGGCGTTAACGTCACGCTCGACAGCATCGACATGTCGGCAGTGAACGCCTACAAGGACGGCATCATCGCCGGCAAGTTCAAGGGCCTCCAGGGACTCATCAAGTCCAAGGGCATCACCGTCATCGAGGGTGAAGGAAAGCTCCAGGGCAACAACACCGTCGTCGTGAACGGTACGGCCTACACGGGCAAGAACATTGTCCTGGCCACCGGTTCCTACTCACGGTCGCTTCCGGGTCTTGAAATCGGCGGCAAGGTCATCACCTCCGACCAGGCGCTCACCATGGACTACATCCCCAAGAGCGCCATCGTCCTCGGCGGCGGCGTCATCGGCGTCGAATTCGCTTCCGTCTGGAAGTCCTTCGGCGTGGACGTCACCATCATCGAAGGCCTGCCCTCCCTGGTTCCCAACGAGGACGCCTCGATCGTCAAGAACCTCGAGCGTGCGTTCAAGAAGCGCGGCATCAAGTTCACCACGGGTATCTTCTTCCAGGGCGTCGAACAGAACGACGACGGCGTGAAGGTCACCTTGGTTGACGGCCAGACCTTCGAAGCAGACCTGCTGCTCGTTGCTGTTGGACGCGGTCCTGTCACCGCCAACCTCGGCTACGAAGAAGCAGGCATCACCATCGACCGCGGCTTCGTCATCACCAACGAGCGCCTCCACACCGGCGTTGGCAACATCTACGCCGTCGGCGACATCGTCCCGGGTGTGCAGCTCGCACACCGCGGCTACCAGCAGGGCATCTTCGTTGCCGAGGAGATCGCCGGCCTGAACCCGGCCATCGTTGAAGACATCAACATCCCCAAGGTCACCTACTGTGAGCCGGAAATCGCCACCGTGGGTTACACCGAAAAGGCGGCAAAGGCCAAGTTCGGCGACGACCAGGTGCAGACCCAGGAATACAACCTTGCAGGCAACGGCAAGAGCTCCATCCTCGGCACCGGCGGCATCGTCAAGCTCGTCCGCCAGAAGGATGGACCCGTAGTTGGCATCCACATGATTGGTTCACGCATGGGTGAGCAGATCGGTGAAGCCCAGCTGATCGTGAACTGGGAAGCTTACCCGGAGGACGTGGCACAGCTGGTCCACGCCCACCCCACCCAGAACGAAGCTTTGGGCGAAGCCCACCTCGCCCTCGCGGGCAAGCCGCTCCACGGCTAA
- a CDS encoding RNA polymerase sigma factor — translation MTPSSVEKEPAALAELSAEEKKAATSAKRAATRAANKASEGDSDKPAPKKRGPKPGAKAAAEAASDSAVDPEEPGVEDEDFDPAAAEEVEVGDDDTEDGATAAKDKAAPSGSGFVYSDADDDDAPVQQVMSAGATADPVKDYLKQIGKVALLNAEQEVDLALRIEAGLFAEEKINADDGSMDPKLKRELEFVIHDGKRAKNHLLEANLRLVVSLAKRYTGRGMLFLDLIQEGNLGLIRAVEKFDYTKGFKFSTYATWWIRQAITRAMADQARTIRIPVHMVEVINKLARVQRQMLQDLGREPTPEELALELDMTPEKVVEVQKYGREPISLHTPLGEDGDSEFGDLIEDSEAVVPADAVSFTLLQEQLHSVLDTLSEREAGVVAMRFGLTDGQPKTLDEIGKVYGVTRERIRQIESKTMSKLRHPSRSQVLRDYLD, via the coding sequence GTGACCCCGTCTTCCGTCGAGAAGGAACCCGCCGCCCTGGCCGAATTGTCCGCTGAGGAAAAGAAGGCGGCCACATCGGCAAAGCGCGCCGCGACACGTGCTGCCAACAAGGCTTCAGAGGGCGACTCTGACAAGCCTGCCCCCAAGAAGCGGGGACCCAAGCCTGGCGCCAAGGCCGCTGCTGAAGCAGCGAGCGACTCCGCCGTCGATCCTGAAGAGCCCGGCGTCGAGGACGAAGACTTTGACCCCGCAGCAGCGGAGGAAGTCGAAGTCGGAGACGACGACACCGAGGACGGCGCAACTGCCGCCAAGGACAAGGCTGCCCCGTCCGGCTCCGGCTTCGTCTACTCGGACGCCGATGACGACGACGCACCTGTCCAGCAGGTCATGTCGGCCGGTGCAACAGCAGACCCCGTCAAGGACTACCTGAAGCAAATCGGCAAGGTTGCCCTGCTGAATGCCGAGCAGGAAGTCGATCTGGCCCTCCGCATCGAGGCCGGCCTCTTCGCCGAGGAAAAGATCAACGCAGATGACGGATCCATGGATCCCAAGCTCAAGCGTGAGCTCGAATTCGTCATCCACGATGGTAAGCGCGCCAAGAACCACCTGCTCGAGGCCAACCTTCGCCTCGTCGTTTCGCTGGCCAAGCGTTACACCGGTCGAGGCATGCTGTTCCTGGACCTGATCCAGGAAGGCAACCTGGGCCTCATCCGCGCAGTGGAGAAGTTCGACTACACCAAGGGGTTCAAGTTCTCCACGTACGCCACCTGGTGGATCCGCCAGGCAATTACCCGTGCCATGGCAGACCAGGCCCGCACGATCCGTATCCCGGTCCACATGGTTGAAGTCATCAACAAGCTGGCCCGCGTACAGCGCCAGATGCTCCAGGACCTGGGCCGTGAGCCCACGCCTGAAGAGCTGGCCCTGGAACTGGATATGACCCCCGAAAAGGTTGTCGAGGTCCAGAAGTACGGTCGCGAACCCATTTCGCTCCACACCCCCCTTGGTGAGGACGGTGACTCGGAATTCGGCGACCTGATCGAAGACTCCGAAGCTGTTGTCCCGGCTGACGCGGTGAGCTTCACGCTGCTGCAGGAGCAGCTGCACTCCGTGCTGGACACGCTGTCCGAGCGCGAGGCAGGGGTTGTGGCCATGCGCTTCGGCCTCACCGATGGACAGCCGAAGACTTTAGACGAAATCGGCAAGGTCTACGGAGTGACGCGCGAGCGTATCCGCCAGATCGAATCCAAGACCATGTCCAAGCTGCGGCACCCGTCCCGCTCCCAGGTACTGCGGGACTACCTGGACTAA
- a CDS encoding proteasome assembly chaperone family protein: MFERISGTLLDPEALYASNIETFHSPELHGLNMVMGFTGFADAGHVVRQINAELLEELDAEVVAMFDADQLIDYRSRRPHISFVEDHLQDYKAPKLGLYKLTDGLGQPFLLLAGFEPDLQWERFARAVVGIVEKLDVNLVTWIHSIPMPVPHTRPVGVTVHGNRPELIEGISSWKPTVEVPAAIGHILELRLTEAERNVAGYVIHVPHYLAEAEYPTAAVAGLEYLGAATSLMLPTDRLREAGREVGRQIAEQIEASEEVQAVVANLETRYDEKSEGVVRRSLLAYENDELPDAEDIGAAVEAYLARKDTPQ, translated from the coding sequence GTGTTTGAACGGATATCCGGCACCCTCCTGGACCCAGAAGCGCTCTACGCGAGCAACATCGAGACCTTCCACAGCCCTGAGCTCCATGGCTTGAACATGGTCATGGGATTCACGGGATTTGCCGACGCCGGTCACGTGGTCCGGCAAATCAATGCCGAACTGCTGGAGGAGCTCGACGCCGAGGTCGTGGCCATGTTCGATGCCGACCAGCTCATCGACTACCGCTCGCGGCGGCCCCACATCAGCTTCGTGGAGGACCATCTTCAGGACTACAAGGCGCCCAAGCTTGGCTTGTACAAGCTCACGGATGGGCTGGGGCAGCCGTTCCTGCTGCTGGCAGGTTTTGAACCGGACCTGCAGTGGGAGCGTTTCGCCCGCGCCGTCGTAGGGATCGTGGAGAAGCTGGACGTAAACCTTGTTACGTGGATCCATTCCATTCCCATGCCCGTGCCGCACACGCGGCCCGTTGGGGTGACGGTGCATGGCAACCGGCCCGAACTGATCGAGGGCATTTCCAGCTGGAAGCCTACGGTTGAGGTGCCTGCCGCCATCGGTCACATTCTTGAGCTTCGACTCACCGAGGCCGAACGGAACGTTGCCGGTTACGTGATCCACGTTCCGCATTACCTTGCGGAAGCGGAGTACCCGACGGCGGCCGTCGCCGGGTTGGAATACCTTGGGGCAGCAACGTCCCTGATGCTTCCTACCGACCGCCTCCGGGAAGCCGGCCGGGAGGTAGGCCGGCAGATCGCCGAGCAGATCGAGGCTTCCGAAGAAGTCCAGGCCGTCGTGGCCAACCTCGAGACCCGCTATGACGAGAAGTCGGAGGGAGTGGTTCGGCGCTCGCTGCTTGCCTACGAGAATGACGAACTGCCCGACGCCGAGGACATCGGTGCTGCTGTTGAGGCCTACCTGGCGCGTAAAGACACGCCTCAATAA